Proteins encoded in a region of the Rhodococcus sp. SBT000017 genome:
- the secD gene encoding protein translocase subunit SecD, protein MAPSSGPVQPARYLAVFAVLMAAVYAMVFFTGDKDPSPKLGIDLQGGTRVTLTARTPDGNAPTQDSLQQAQQIIETRVNGLGVTGSEVVVDGDNLVITVPGDDSSQARTLGQTARLFIRPVVGSVAPSAGEGAGTQQTPVDPAAPVDPAAPVDPAAPADPAASADPAVPADPATPQNRVFPAQDPTTVDPSPAPATDAPATDAPATDAPAADDPATDASLSDAERAAQEIADARALRQSEDPQIQQLAMQSLDCNAADPLAGNDDPALPLVACSTDGTAVYLLGPTIIDGQQISDATSGFDSQQAQFQVSLTFDTDGSNTWAQFTAANLQKQAAFVLDSKVISAPVIQGATPAGSATSITGNFNNQTASELANTLKYGSLPLSFVSSEAETVSATLGLASLDAGLIAGAIGLALVLVYCLLYYRALGLLTALSLVLAGLVVYGIIVLLGRWISFTLDLAGIAGLIIGIGMTADSFVVFFERIKDEIREGRSFRSAVPRGWARARKTILSGNAVSFIAAAVLYVLAIGQVRGFAFTLGLTTILDIIVVVLVTWPLVYLASKSKFWSKPSVNGLGAVQQIAAERKRAANKALAVKTGTAPSKEA, encoded by the coding sequence GTGGCACCTTCCAGCGGACCGGTGCAGCCCGCCCGCTATCTCGCCGTTTTCGCGGTGCTGATGGCAGCGGTGTACGCCATGGTCTTCTTCACCGGAGACAAAGATCCCTCGCCGAAGTTGGGTATCGACCTGCAGGGCGGCACGCGCGTGACACTCACCGCGCGGACCCCCGACGGCAATGCGCCGACGCAGGACAGCCTGCAGCAGGCGCAGCAGATCATCGAGACTCGGGTGAACGGTCTCGGTGTCACCGGGTCCGAGGTGGTCGTCGACGGGGACAACCTGGTCATCACGGTGCCCGGTGACGACAGCTCCCAGGCGCGCACCCTCGGGCAGACCGCGCGACTGTTCATCCGGCCCGTGGTGGGATCCGTTGCTCCGTCCGCGGGCGAGGGTGCAGGTACGCAGCAGACCCCGGTCGACCCGGCCGCGCCGGTCGATCCTGCGGCACCGGTCGACCCGGCCGCACCGGCGGATCCAGCCGCCTCTGCGGACCCGGCTGTGCCCGCAGACCCGGCCACCCCGCAGAACCGTGTGTTCCCGGCGCAGGATCCGACGACGGTCGATCCGAGTCCCGCTCCCGCCACCGATGCTCCTGCCACGGATGCGCCTGCTACCGACGCACCGGCGGCCGACGACCCCGCCACCGATGCGTCGCTGTCCGACGCAGAACGTGCGGCCCAGGAGATCGCCGACGCCAGAGCACTCCGGCAGAGCGAGGATCCGCAGATCCAACAGCTGGCCATGCAGTCCCTCGACTGCAACGCCGCCGACCCGCTCGCCGGCAACGATGATCCGGCGCTGCCCCTCGTGGCGTGCTCGACCGACGGAACAGCCGTCTACCTGCTGGGTCCCACGATCATCGACGGCCAGCAGATATCCGACGCGACCTCCGGATTCGACAGTCAGCAGGCCCAGTTCCAGGTGAGCCTGACCTTCGACACGGACGGCTCGAACACCTGGGCTCAGTTCACCGCGGCCAATCTGCAGAAGCAGGCTGCGTTCGTGCTGGACTCGAAGGTGATCAGCGCGCCGGTCATCCAGGGGGCCACCCCCGCGGGCAGCGCCACCTCGATCACCGGCAACTTCAACAACCAGACCGCGTCCGAACTCGCCAACACCCTCAAGTACGGCTCCCTGCCGCTGTCCTTCGTGTCCTCGGAGGCCGAAACGGTCTCGGCAACGCTGGGATTGGCCTCGCTCGACGCGGGCCTGATCGCCGGTGCCATCGGCCTGGCGCTCGTGCTGGTGTACTGCCTGCTCTACTACCGCGCCCTCGGTCTGCTCACGGCGCTGTCGTTGGTACTGGCCGGTCTGGTCGTCTACGGAATCATCGTTCTGCTGGGCAGATGGATCAGCTTCACGCTCGACCTCGCCGGCATCGCCGGACTGATCATCGGTATCGGAATGACCGCGGACTCGTTCGTCGTGTTCTTCGAGCGCATCAAGGACGAGATCCGGGAGGGCCGCAGCTTCCGGTCGGCGGTTCCTCGCGGTTGGGCACGCGCACGCAAGACGATCCTGTCGGGCAACGCGGTCAGCTTCATCGCGGCCGCGGTGCTCTACGTGCTGGCCATCGGTCAGGTCCGCGGCTTCGCGTTCACCCTCGGTCTGACGACGATCCTGGACATCATCGTCGTGGTGCTGGTGACTTGGCCGCTGGTGTACCTCGCGTCGAAATCCAAGTTCTGGTCCAAGCCGTCCGTCAACGGTCTCGGTGCCGTCCAGCAGATCGCTGCGGAGCGCAAGCGCGCGGCCAACAAGGCCCTCGCCGTCAAGACCGGCACTGCGCCGTCGAAGGAGGCATGA
- the yajC gene encoding preprotein translocase subunit YajC, whose translation MDLLFPLLIVALLVPLFLNARRQKKVLAKTTEMQDSLKIGDEVVTTAGLYARVVLVEDDTIDLEIADGVITTWSRAVVREVLPDDSEFDDTDLDATTEADIAALGSNDTAGPSLNKANASRPDETVEQTAKRLEKE comes from the coding sequence ATGGATTTGCTGTTCCCGCTGCTGATCGTGGCCCTTCTGGTACCGCTGTTTCTCAATGCGCGTCGACAGAAGAAGGTGTTGGCCAAGACCACGGAAATGCAGGACTCACTGAAGATCGGCGACGAGGTCGTCACCACCGCCGGCCTGTACGCCCGTGTCGTCCTGGTCGAGGACGACACGATCGACCTGGAGATCGCCGACGGCGTCATCACCACCTGGTCGCGTGCAGTCGTACGTGAGGTGCTTCCCGACGACTCCGAGTTCGACGACACCGACCTCGACGCCACCACCGAGGCGGACATCGCGGCCCTCGGCTCGAACGACACCGCGGGACCGTCCCTGAACAAGGCAAACGCGAGTCGACCGGACGAGACCGTCGAGCAGACGGCCAAGAGGCTCGAAAAAGAGTGA
- the ruvB gene encoding Holliday junction branch migration DNA helicase RuvB, translating to MSDDLDVETSLRPKDLTDFIGQPRVREQLQLVLSGAKMRGGTPDHILMSGPPGLGKTSMAMIIAAELGTSLRLTSGPALERAGDLAAMLSNLVEGDVLFIDEIHRIARPAEEMLYLAMEDFRVDVIVGKGPGATSIPLEVAPFTLVGATTRSGALTGPLRDRFGFVAHMDFYEPSELERILMRSAGILGVPIDRDGCAEIAGRSRGTPRIANRLLRRVRDYADVRGDGTVTQDTAKAALVVYDVDKLGLDRLDRAVLSALIRSFGGGPVGVSTLAVAVGEEPSTVEEVCEPFLVRAGMIARTPRGRVATAAAWQHLGLTPPPDLAVGGISVRSSEVQQGLFE from the coding sequence ATGTCCGACGATCTGGATGTCGAGACGAGTCTGCGTCCGAAGGACCTCACCGATTTCATCGGTCAACCTCGCGTACGGGAGCAGCTCCAGCTCGTGTTGTCGGGGGCCAAGATGCGCGGCGGCACCCCCGATCACATCCTCATGTCCGGGCCGCCGGGCCTCGGCAAGACCAGTATGGCGATGATCATCGCCGCCGAGCTGGGAACCTCGCTTCGACTCACGTCGGGTCCGGCGCTCGAGCGCGCAGGAGATCTCGCGGCGATGCTCAGCAATCTGGTCGAAGGCGACGTGCTGTTCATCGACGAGATCCATCGCATCGCCCGTCCGGCCGAGGAAATGTTGTACCTGGCGATGGAGGACTTCCGCGTCGACGTCATCGTCGGCAAGGGGCCTGGCGCGACGTCGATTCCCCTCGAGGTTGCGCCGTTCACCCTCGTCGGTGCCACTACCAGGTCGGGTGCGCTCACCGGCCCACTGCGAGATCGGTTCGGATTCGTCGCGCACATGGATTTCTACGAGCCGAGCGAACTCGAGCGCATCCTCATGCGGTCGGCGGGAATTCTGGGCGTGCCGATCGACCGGGACGGCTGCGCGGAGATCGCCGGGCGCTCGCGCGGCACCCCCCGAATCGCGAACCGACTGCTCCGGCGAGTCCGCGACTACGCGGACGTGCGCGGCGACGGCACCGTCACCCAAGACACCGCGAAGGCCGCCCTGGTGGTCTACGACGTCGACAAACTCGGGCTCGACCGACTCGACCGCGCAGTACTGAGCGCGCTCATCCGGAGCTTCGGCGGCGGGCCGGTGGGTGTGTCGACACTGGCCGTGGCCGTCGGCGAGGAACCCTCGACGGTCGAGGAAGTGTGCGAGCCGTTCCTGGTGCGTGCCGGAATGATTGCCCGCACCCCCCGGGGGCGTGTCGCGACCGCTGCTGCGTGGCAACACCTCGGTCTGACGCCGCCACCGGACCTCGCAGTGGGTGGAATTTCGGTCCGATCCTCGGAGGTTCAGCAGGGATTATTCGAGTGA
- the ruvA gene encoding Holliday junction branch migration protein RuvA, whose translation MIASIRGSVVDIALDHTVLEAAGVGYRVNATPATLATLHRGGEATLVTTMIVREDSQTLYGFPDKESRELFELLLTVTGVGPRIAMATLAVHEPDALRTALADSDIGALTRVPGIGKRGAERMVVELRDKVDAVVGRAGSSAVPGSGAGNSMRDQIVEALIGLGFPTKQAEEATDAVLAQQPEATTSTALRAALAYLGKSR comes from the coding sequence ATGATCGCGTCGATCAGGGGTTCGGTGGTCGACATCGCGCTCGATCACACCGTCCTCGAGGCCGCGGGCGTCGGGTACCGCGTCAACGCCACTCCGGCGACGTTGGCCACGCTGCATCGGGGGGGCGAAGCGACCCTCGTGACGACCATGATCGTGCGCGAGGATTCGCAGACGCTGTACGGATTCCCCGACAAGGAGTCGCGTGAGCTGTTCGAGCTGCTCCTCACCGTGACCGGCGTCGGCCCGCGAATCGCCATGGCGACTCTTGCCGTGCACGAGCCCGACGCGCTGCGAACGGCCCTGGCGGACAGCGATATCGGAGCTCTGACCAGAGTGCCCGGTATCGGTAAGCGCGGCGCGGAGAGAATGGTCGTCGAGTTGCGCGACAAGGTCGACGCGGTCGTCGGACGCGCCGGGAGCTCGGCCGTGCCGGGATCCGGTGCGGGCAATTCGATGCGAGACCAGATCGTCGAAGCGCTGATCGGTCTCGGATTCCCCACCAAGCAGGCCGAGGAAGCCACCGACGCGGTCCTCGCTCAGCAGCCCGAGGCCACCACGTCGACTGCGCTGAGGGCGGCGCTGGCGTACCTCGGAAAGTCCAGGTAG
- the ruvC gene encoding crossover junction endodeoxyribonuclease RuvC encodes MRVMGVDPGLTRCGLSLIEGGVGRTVVALDVDVVRTPADMDLAQRLLRISEAAEYWLDTHKPSVVAIERVFAQHNVRTAMGTAQAGGVIALAAARRGVDVCFHTPSEVKAAVTGNGSADKAQVTAMVMRILGLQTAPTPADAADALALGICHCWRAPMIARMAKAEAMAAEQKRKYDARLAEERKARAVVARRIEKMAKKEAGAR; translated from the coding sequence GTGCGGGTGATGGGTGTCGACCCCGGTCTCACCAGGTGTGGGCTCAGTCTGATCGAGGGGGGCGTGGGCCGAACAGTGGTCGCGCTCGATGTCGATGTGGTGCGAACGCCCGCGGACATGGATCTCGCGCAGCGTTTGCTGCGGATCTCCGAGGCCGCGGAGTACTGGCTCGATACCCACAAGCCCTCGGTGGTGGCGATCGAGCGAGTCTTCGCCCAACACAACGTGCGTACGGCCATGGGCACCGCCCAGGCCGGCGGTGTCATCGCCCTCGCGGCGGCCAGGCGCGGCGTCGACGTCTGCTTTCACACTCCCAGTGAGGTCAAGGCCGCCGTCACGGGCAACGGCTCGGCCGACAAGGCTCAGGTGACCGCGATGGTCATGCGCATTCTCGGTCTGCAAACTGCGCCGACTCCCGCCGACGCGGCCGACGCCCTGGCCCTCGGCATCTGTCATTGCTGGCGAGCGCCCATGATCGCCCGGATGGCGAAGGCCGAAGCCATGGCCGCCGAACAGAAACGCAAGTACGACGCGCGTCTGGCCGAGGAGCGCAAGGCTCGCGCCGTCGTGGCACGCAGGATCGAGAAAATGGCGAAGAAGGAGGCGGGCGCACGATGA
- a CDS encoding YebC/PmpR family DNA-binding transcriptional regulator — MSGHSKWATTKHKKAVIDARRGKSFAKLIKNIEVAARTGGGDPTGNPTLFDAIQKAKKTSVPIDNIERARKRGAGEETGGADWQTIMYEGYGPNGVAILIECLTDNRNRAAGEVRVAMTRNGGNMADPGSVSYLFSRKGVVTLEKNGQSEDDVLTAVLEAGAEEVNDNGDTFEVVSEPTDLVAVRTALQEAGIDYDSAEASFQASVNVPVDADGARKVFKLIDALEDSDDVQNVWSNVDLSDEVMAELDEED; from the coding sequence ATGAGCGGCCACTCAAAATGGGCCACCACCAAGCACAAGAAGGCGGTGATCGACGCCCGACGCGGCAAGTCTTTCGCCAAACTCATCAAGAACATCGAGGTGGCGGCCCGCACGGGTGGCGGTGACCCCACCGGCAACCCGACGCTCTTCGACGCCATTCAGAAGGCGAAGAAGACCTCGGTGCCCATCGACAACATCGAGCGGGCGCGCAAGCGAGGTGCAGGCGAAGAGACCGGTGGTGCCGATTGGCAGACCATCATGTACGAGGGCTACGGACCCAACGGTGTCGCCATTCTCATCGAGTGCCTCACCGACAACCGCAACCGCGCCGCAGGCGAGGTTCGTGTCGCGATGACGCGCAACGGCGGGAACATGGCCGATCCGGGTTCGGTGTCGTACCTGTTCTCGCGCAAGGGTGTGGTGACCCTCGAGAAGAACGGTCAGAGCGAGGACGACGTTCTGACGGCCGTCCTCGAAGCCGGTGCCGAGGAAGTCAACGACAACGGCGACACGTTCGAGGTCGTCAGCGAGCCGACCGACCTGGTCGCCGTGCGCACCGCCTTGCAGGAGGCCGGGATCGACTACGACTCCGCCGAGGCGAGCTTCCAGGCATCGGTCAACGTCCCGGTCGACGCGGACGGTGCACGCAAGGTGTTCAAGCTCATCGATGCACTCGAGGACAGTGACGACGTCCAGAACGTGTGGTCCAACGTCGACCTCTCCGACGAGGTCATGGCGGAGCTCGACGAGGAGGACTGA
- the pdxT gene encoding pyridoxal 5'-phosphate synthase glutaminase subunit PdxT, translated as MSAPTIGVLALQGDVREHLAALDSSGARGVTVRRPAELAQIDGLIIPGGESTTMSTLLGVFDLLDPLRARLAEGLPAYGSCAGMILLASEILDTRPDARHLDSLDITVRRNAFGRQVDSFETDLDVTGIDGGPVRAVFIRAPWVERVGEHVDVLATVPHGPAAGRVVAVRQNCVLATSFHPEVTGDDRVHALFVDMVRGH; from the coding sequence GTGAGCGCTCCGACCATCGGGGTTCTCGCACTGCAGGGCGACGTTCGCGAGCACCTGGCTGCGCTCGACTCGAGCGGTGCGCGCGGTGTCACGGTGCGTCGGCCGGCCGAACTCGCGCAGATCGACGGCCTGATCATCCCCGGCGGGGAATCGACGACCATGAGCACTCTGCTCGGCGTGTTCGACCTTCTCGACCCATTGCGTGCTCGGTTGGCCGAGGGGCTGCCCGCCTACGGTTCGTGCGCGGGCATGATTCTGCTGGCGTCCGAGATCCTAGATACCCGACCCGACGCTCGGCATCTCGATTCTCTGGACATCACCGTGCGGCGCAACGCTTTCGGGCGTCAGGTCGATTCCTTCGAGACTGATCTCGACGTCACCGGAATAGACGGTGGACCGGTGCGCGCGGTGTTCATCCGCGCGCCGTGGGTCGAGCGGGTGGGCGAGCATGTCGATGTGCTCGCCACCGTGCCGCACGGACCGGCCGCCGGACGCGTGGTGGCCGTTCGTCAGAACTGCGTTCTCGCGACGAGTTTTCATCCCGAGGTCACCGGCGACGATCGGGTGCACGCACTCTTCGTCGACATGGTGCGAGGCCACTAG
- a CDS encoding acyl-CoA thioesterase II: MASIEDILELERIENDIYRGRTFPSRLPRTFGGQVAGQALVAAVRTVAPEFRVHSLHGYFLRPGNPNEPAVFMVDRIRDGRSFCTRRVTGIQHGKAIFTMSASFHGDDDGISHQDVMPEVVGPDSLPDPTTLAEYDHSYYKEWSEWDIRLIPDDQTVKHPSFAAQQRVWFRYRDTLPDDQVFHVCALAYMSDMTLLGSAKVPHPDAVTQTASLDHALWFLRPFRADEWLLYDQTSPSADFGRALTQGRIFDTSGRLVAAVVQEGLMRYERDPDAPHVDPFGRK; this comes from the coding sequence ATGGCCAGCATCGAGGACATTCTCGAATTGGAACGGATCGAGAACGACATCTATCGGGGACGGACGTTCCCTTCTCGGCTGCCCCGTACGTTCGGCGGTCAGGTGGCGGGTCAGGCGCTCGTCGCGGCGGTGCGCACAGTGGCACCCGAGTTTCGTGTGCACTCGCTGCACGGCTACTTCCTGCGTCCAGGCAATCCGAACGAACCGGCCGTGTTCATGGTCGACCGGATTCGCGACGGTCGGTCTTTCTGCACGCGCCGCGTCACCGGAATTCAGCACGGCAAGGCGATTTTCACGATGTCTGCCTCGTTCCACGGCGACGACGACGGCATTTCGCATCAGGACGTGATGCCCGAGGTCGTGGGGCCGGACAGCCTGCCCGATCCCACCACCCTCGCCGAGTACGACCACTCGTACTACAAGGAGTGGTCGGAATGGGACATCCGTCTCATTCCCGATGACCAGACCGTCAAACATCCCAGTTTCGCTGCGCAGCAACGGGTGTGGTTCCGCTATCGGGACACGTTGCCCGACGATCAGGTGTTCCACGTCTGCGCACTCGCCTACATGAGCGACATGACGCTGCTCGGATCGGCCAAGGTGCCACACCCGGACGCCGTCACGCAGACGGCCTCGCTCGATCACGCGCTGTGGTTCCTGCGGCCCTTCCGGGCAGACGAATGGTTGCTCTACGACCAGACGTCTCCCTCGGCAGATTTCGGGCGGGCACTGACGCAGGGGCGAATCTTCGACACGTCCGGCCGACTGGTCGCCGCGGTGGTGCAGGAAGGGCTCATGCGTTACGAGCGGGACCCCGACGCGCCTCATGTCGATCCCTTCGGGCGCAAGTGA
- the pdxS gene encoding pyridoxal 5'-phosphate synthase lyase subunit PdxS: MSTPHASTTPAGSAEGGSSENGIGTARVKRGMAEMLKGGVIMDVVTADQAKIAEDAGAVAVMALERVPADIRAQGGVSRMSDPDMIDSIISSVSIPVMAKARIGHFVEAQILQSLGVDYIDESEVLTPADYANHIDKWNFTVPFVCGATNLGEAMRRITEGAAMIRSKGEAGTGDVSNATTHMRKIRDEIRRLTSLPEDELYVAAKELQAPYDLVVEVARAGKLPVTLFTAGGIATPADAAMMMQLGAEGVFVGSGIFKSGNPKERAEAIVKATTFFDDPDVLAKVSRGLGEAMVGINVDDLPVGHRLAERGW; the protein is encoded by the coding sequence TTGAGTACCCCACACGCATCCACTACACCCGCTGGATCTGCCGAAGGCGGATCGAGCGAGAACGGAATCGGCACTGCGCGCGTCAAGCGAGGCATGGCCGAGATGCTCAAGGGCGGCGTCATCATGGACGTGGTCACCGCCGATCAGGCCAAGATCGCCGAGGACGCCGGAGCAGTGGCCGTCATGGCACTCGAGCGCGTCCCCGCCGACATCCGCGCCCAGGGCGGGGTGTCGCGAATGAGCGATCCCGACATGATCGACAGCATCATCTCCTCGGTCAGCATCCCGGTGATGGCGAAGGCCCGCATCGGCCACTTCGTCGAAGCGCAGATTCTGCAGAGCCTCGGCGTCGACTACATCGACGAGTCCGAGGTGCTCACCCCGGCCGACTACGCCAACCACATCGACAAGTGGAACTTCACCGTTCCCTTCGTCTGTGGTGCCACCAACCTGGGTGAGGCAATGCGCCGAATCACCGAGGGAGCGGCCATGATTCGCTCCAAGGGCGAGGCCGGCACCGGCGACGTCTCGAACGCGACGACGCACATGCGCAAGATCCGCGACGAGATCCGTCGCCTCACCTCGCTCCCCGAGGACGAGCTGTACGTGGCGGCGAAAGAACTGCAGGCCCCGTACGACCTCGTCGTCGAGGTCGCCCGGGCCGGCAAGCTGCCCGTCACACTGTTCACCGCGGGCGGCATCGCCACTCCCGCAGACGCGGCGATGATGATGCAGCTAGGTGCGGAGGGCGTGTTCGTCGGATCGGGAATCTTCAAGTCCGGCAACCCCAAGGAGCGCGCCGAGGCGATCGTCAAGGCCACCACGTTCTTCGACGACCCCGATGTGCTCGCCAAGGTCTCGCGCGGTCTCGGCGAGGCGATGGTCGGAATCAACGTCGACGACCTCCCCGTCGGACACCGTCTCGCCGAGCGCGGCTGGTGA
- a CDS encoding NUDIX domain-containing protein — protein MTLSALTILVLGLVAVLILAVGLWAYGTANRLDRLHVRTDLAWQALDAALARRAVVARAVSAATRDSAPSSRELAALADRAERVDRSQREEAENAVSMALAVVEPNSLPPQLVAELADAEARVLIARRFHNDAVRDTLALRVRRPVRWLHLGGTAALPSYFEIAERSAAATFGSENRATPRTSARVVLLDERGRVLLLRGHDPTVPDTFFWFTIGGAVEKGESLREAAVREVHEETGLTIAPADLRGPLWRRVTTFPFNGTLIRSEELFFAIRTQEFEPHSAGFTDFERRTVTGHQWCTEADIRALSAVGENVYPQDLAELLDEVNVALARRGDPDVRAIR, from the coding sequence ATGACCCTCTCGGCACTGACGATCCTGGTACTCGGGCTGGTCGCGGTACTGATCCTCGCGGTCGGCCTGTGGGCCTACGGAACGGCGAACCGACTCGACCGCCTACACGTGCGCACCGACCTCGCCTGGCAGGCGCTCGACGCAGCACTTGCCCGCCGTGCCGTCGTCGCACGCGCGGTGTCCGCGGCCACCCGCGACTCGGCCCCGTCGAGCAGAGAACTTGCCGCACTGGCCGATCGGGCCGAACGCGTCGACCGCTCTCAGCGTGAAGAGGCCGAGAATGCAGTGTCCATGGCGCTGGCCGTCGTCGAACCGAACTCCTTGCCCCCGCAACTGGTCGCCGAACTGGCCGATGCCGAGGCCCGCGTGCTGATCGCACGACGGTTCCACAACGATGCCGTTCGCGACACCCTCGCCCTGCGCGTCAGACGTCCGGTCCGCTGGTTGCACCTCGGCGGAACCGCGGCCCTGCCGTCGTACTTCGAGATCGCCGAGCGGTCTGCTGCCGCGACATTCGGCAGCGAGAACCGCGCCACCCCGAGAACGTCCGCGCGGGTGGTGCTGCTCGATGAGCGCGGCCGCGTACTGCTGCTGCGCGGACACGATCCGACGGTTCCCGACACCTTCTTCTGGTTCACCATCGGTGGAGCAGTGGAGAAGGGCGAGTCGCTCCGCGAGGCAGCGGTGCGCGAGGTACACGAGGAGACCGGCCTGACGATCGCTCCGGCCGATCTGCGCGGTCCGCTGTGGCGTCGGGTTACGACATTCCCGTTCAACGGAACCCTGATCCGCTCGGAAGAGCTGTTCTTCGCGATCCGAACGCAGGAGTTCGAGCCGCACAGCGCTGGTTTCACCGACTTCGAGCGCCGCACCGTGACCGGCCATCAGTGGTGCACCGAGGCCGACATCCGTGCGCTGAGCGCCGTCGGCGAGAACGTCTATCCCCAGGACCTCGCGGAACTGCTCGACGAGGTCAATGTGGCTCTCGCTCGACGCGGCGACCCGGACGTGCGCGCTATCCGCTAG